In Euphorbia lathyris chromosome 9, ddEupLath1.1, whole genome shotgun sequence, the following are encoded in one genomic region:
- the LOC136206264 gene encoding mediator of RNA polymerase II transcription subunit 22a-like, which translates to MNKGGAGAGVSGGGGSGPTAAAAAAATQKQKSLLQRVETDIANIVDNFTHLVNVARVSEPPVRNSQEAFMMEMRASRMVQAADSILKLVSELKQTAIFSGFASLNDHVDQRIADFDQLAEKTDSVLARIGEEAAASLKELESHYYSSAQRTNQNLQT; encoded by the exons ATGAATAAAGGTGGAGCTGGAGCCGGGGTTTCTGGAGGAGGGGGAAGTGGGCCGACAGCAGCTGCAGCTGCAGCAGCCACACAAAAACAGAAGTCGTTGCTGCAGCGAGTGGAAACAGATATTGCCAACATCGTTGATAATTTCACTCACCTTGTCAATGTTGCCAGG GTCAGTGAGCCTCCCGTTAGAAACTCACAAGAGGCTTTCATGATGGAAATGCGTGCTTCCAGAATG GTTCAAGCTGCTGATTCTATACTTAAGTTGGTGTCAGAGCTTAAGCAGACTGCAATATTTTCAGGATTTGCCTCTCTTAATGACCATGTAGACCAAAGAATAGCAGATTTCGATCAACTGGCAGAAAAAACGGATAGCGTGTTAGCTAGAATAGGGGAAGAAGCTGCTGCAAGCCTCAAGGAACTAGAATCTCATTACTATTCTTCTGCGCAGAGGACAAATCAAAACTTGCAGACATGA
- the LOC136205314 gene encoding peroxynitrite isomerase Rv2717c, whose amino-acid sequence MSSDASPAAALHPAISPLSFLLGTWKGEGEGGYPTISSFKYGEQLQFSPISGKPVISYTQKTWKLSSGEPMHGESGYWRPKPDGTIEVVISQSTALVEVQKGTYDAQAKTINLHSELVGNASKVKEISRVFEVVNGELCYVVHMATTGLTNLTPHLKAVLKKL is encoded by the exons ATGAGCTCCGATGCATCGCCGGCGGCAGCTTTGCACCCAGCAATTTCACCTCTCTCGTTCCTTCTGGGGACATGGAAGGGTGAAGGCGAGGGTGGGTATCCCACCATTTCCTCTTTTAAATACGGCGAACAGCTTCAATTTTCCCCCATTTCTGGCAAG CCAGTGATATCTTACACTCAGAAGACTTGGAAACTGAGCTCAGGGGAGCCTATGCATGGAGAGAGCGGCTACTGGCGACCTAAGCCTGATGGAACAATTGAAGTTGTCATCTCCCAGAGCACCGCTCTTGTTGAAGTTCAG AAAGGAACTTATGATGCACAAGCGAAGACAATCAACCTTCACAGTGAACTGGTGGGCAATGCTTCTAAG GTGAAAGAGATAAGTCGAGTTTTTGAAGTGGTGAATGGAGAATTATGTTATGTAGTACATATGGCTACTACTGGTCTCACAAATCTTACACCTCATCTCAAAGCTGTGCTCAAGAAGCTCTAG